From the genome of Hymenobacter gelipurpurascens:
CGTTCCAGCTGGAGCGGCCCGCTTTTTTGTTGTTTCGGAAGCTATTGAAAAGTCTGATTTTCGCCAATTAGATCTTGCCGTTGCCTGTAATCACAAGTTGCCTACAAAATTCAGATTGATCTTCTGGCAACTAATCAGGCATATTTTATAAGATTCACTGATTGACAGCCAGGAGAAAAAGCTTGTTCTTTCATGGGCGTTAAAAAGTCTAACATTTCCAAATTAGGATTTTCACTTACCACGAAAACACGGCATCCTTGTATCAACCAAACCGGGACACACTTTCCTAGGCCAGTAGCTTCTGGCTCTGGGGCAGCAGAGAGGTACTCTGAGAAGCGTAGTGCATCCCCCGCGTTTGTAGCGCATCATGCAGAAAACGTCCAATGCCTTCATCGCTGCTTCTTGGTTTGCCTTACTTATTGGCATGGCAGCCTTCATTGTGGGCCTCTGGAACGCCACCATGCTCCTCAATGAGAAAGGCTACTATTTTGCCGTGCTGCTGTACGGGCTGTTCAGCGCGGTATCCTTGCAAAAGACTGTGCGCGACCAACTGGAAGGCGTGCCGGTAACGGGCATCTATTACGGTCTGTGCTGGTTCGCGACGCTTTCGGCAGTGTTGCTGCTGGCCATAGGCCTCTGGAATGCCTCCCTGACTTTAAGTGAGAAGGGCTTTTACGCTATGTCGTTTATGCTAGGCCTGTTCGGAGCTATTGCCGTGCAGAAAAACACCCGCGACAACCGTGGCGCCGAGCCTACTACTACGCCGGATGTAACCAACTCGAGTTCGAGCTTGAGTTAGCGCAGGATGGGGCAACTCGTATCTTGCCGCTGATGAACAGGACTGAGAAAGAAAAGATGCTGGCCGGCGAGCTGTACCAAGCCAATGAACCACAGCTGGTAGCCGAGCGCCTGAAGGCGAAAGAACTCTGCCATCGTTACAACCAGGAGCCTGTACACCTGAATAAGCAGGTATTGGCAGAGCTGCTTGGCTACGATACGGATGCCCACCTGGAGGCCCCCCTACGCTGCGACTATGGCTACAATATTCGGCTGGGTCGCAACGTGTACGCCAACTACAACCTCACGATTCTGGACTGCGCACTTGTCACCATCGGCGACAATGTGTTCATGGCGCCCAACGTGCTGCTCACTACAGCCGGCCACCCCGTAGAGGTGGCGCCGCGCATTGCGGGTTGGGAGTTTGCCAGGCCTATTACCATCGGGGACAACGTGTGGCTGGGCGCGGGTGTGCTCGTGATGCCCGGCGTGACGATTGGCGAAAACACCACCATTGGAGCGGGCAGCGTGGTAACGCGCGACATACCAGCCAACTCCGTGGCAGTAGGCAATCCGTGCCGGGTAATTCGGCAGCTGGAGGCCTAGCGAAAACCTACTTCCCGTGTATCTTGCGGCCCGCTGCGTAGCTTTGGCTCCGGCGGGCTGCTTCATTTCAGCCTCCAACCATCCAGAAACCGAAATACGACTTCCTTCCCACCCCATGATTCGCACTGACTGGACCCTCGACGAAGTAAAAGCTATTTATAACCTGCCCGTACTGGAGCTGGTAACCAAGGCCGCCGCCATACATGCCGAAACCCAGGCCACCGGCGAGGTACAGGTGTGCACCCTGCTGAGCGTGAAAACCGGCGGCTGCCCCGAGGACTGCGCCTATTGCCCCCAGGCCGCCCGCTACCATACCGGCGTGCAGGCCCACAAGCTTCTCCCCGATGCCGAAGTATTGGCCTCCGCGCAGCGCGCCAAAGACTCGGGCAGCACCCGCTTCTGCATGGGCGCCGCCTGGCGCGAAATCCGCGACAACCGCGACTTCGACCGCGTGTTGGGCATGGTAGAGCAGGTAAACGGCCTCGGGCTGGAAGTCTGCTGCACCTTGGGCATGCTGAACGAATATCAGGCCGAGCGCCTCAAGCAGGCCGGCCTCTACGCCTACAATCACAACCTCGACACCAGCGCCGAGCACTACTCCGAAATCATCACGACACGCACCTACGACGACCGCCTCAACACCCTGGAGCACGTGCGCAAAGCGGGCATCTCGGTATGCTCCGGCGGCATCATCGGCCTGGGCGAAACGGATGAGGACCGCATTGCCATGCTGCACACGCTGGCCACGCTGCCCGCCCACCCCGAGTCGGTGCCGGTGAATGCGCTGGTGCCCGTGGCCGGCACACCCCTCGCTGATCAGCCCCGCGTGAGCGTGTGGGAAATGCTGCGCATGATTGGCACTGCCCGAATCCTGATGCCGCACACCATGGTGCGCCTCTCGGCCGGCCGTCAGGAAATGCCCGTAACGGAGCAGGCCCTGTGCTTCCTGGCCGGTGCAAACTCCATCTTCTCCGGTGAGAAGCTGCTGACTACGCCAAATCCCGATTTCGACGCCGACAAGCAGATGTTTGCCCTGCTGGGCCTCACGCCCCGCAAGTCGTTCAAAGATGTGCCCGAAGGCGCTATGGTGCTGGGCAAAGAGGCTCCGGTAGTGGCCTAGCATAGTTTCGTCAGATACCTGTACTGTCATCCTGCGTCGCCGCAGGATGACAGTTTCTTTCTAGGCCGTAAGCAAGGCTGTATGAACAAGGTGCTTTACCTCCCGCTGCTGCTCGTTTCTCCCGTTGTCTGTGCGCAGAGCACGTCGGGTCCCATGCCTGCCCTTCGCCCGCTCGATTCGGTGTATGCGGTTCATGGGGTGGCATTCGGGACGCTGGAAGGTGCCGCGGCCAACTTACGGCCCCAGTTTTCCGGCACCGGCAAACGATGGAAAACAACCCGGGTATATACCCTAACCCCCCAGGCAGATACCGTAACGCTGGCACAACAGCCAGTGCATCCTGAGTTTTGGTTTCGGGGCAGACAGTTGGTAGGTACCACCTACCAATTAAAAGGGGAGCAAAAAACCCGTTCCGTCCTACAAGCCCTGACGCAACGCTATGGCACGCCCCGCACAGGTAACGTGCCGGGAGCCTTTTATTGGCTGGGTGAGCGCACGTACATTCTCTACGAAGATGCCTTGCCTGATGTAACCCTACACGTTGCCAGCTTGGGCATGCTCAATGAGCAGGTGATAGAAACCTCGGTCCGGCAGGAAGCCCGGAATTTCTTGGGTTGGCAGCCCGATTCGCTTGGTTTTCCCCGGCAATTCCCGCTGCCTTCCGTTAAGCCCAAAAAGTAGTGCTTTCTCCCCTCCACCAGCGCCTCGTTCAGCACCTGGCTCAGCGTGAAACGGACGGCACCCGCCGCCGCCTCACGCTGCCCACGGGTGGCCTAACCGATTTCAGCTCCAACGATTACCTGGGCCTGAGCCAGCACCCAATGGTGCAGGCTGCCCTGCAACAAGCAACTGCCGAAGCAGCTGGCAGCACTGGCTCCCGTTTGCTCACCGGCAACTCAGCGCCGGCCGAGGCGCTGGAAGCTCACCTAGCTGCTTTCCACCGAGCCGAAGCAGCCTTGCTGTTCAACTCGGGCTACGCCGCCAATCTGGGCTTCTTCAGTGCCGTGCCGCGCCGTGGCGATACCATCCTCTACGACGAGGCCTCGCACGCTTCCGTGAAAGACGGCATCCGGAGTTCCTTTGCCACGGCCTGGAGCTTCCAACACAACGATTTGCAGGACCTGGAGCGAAAGCTGGCACGGGCGACGGGCGCCGTGTTTGTAGCTGTGGAAGCCCTCTACTCCATGGATGGCGACATGGCCCCGCTTCAGGAATTGGCAGCGTTTTGTCAGGCACGCGGGTTATATCTGGTGGTTGATGAGGCGCACACCAACGGCATTTATGGCCTTAAGGGCGAAGGTCTGGTATCGGAACTAGGCCTAGAAGATGCTGTTTTTGCGCGTATTTTGACTTTCGGCAAAGCCCTCGGTAGCCAGGGAGCCGCCATTGCCGGCGCGGCCGTTCTGCGCGACTACCTGCTGAACTTCAGCCGGCCGTTTATTTACACCACGGCCCTGCCGCCGCTCACTGTAACTGGCCTAGCGGCGGCCTATGAGCTGCTGCCAACCCTCACCCAGGAGCGAGAACAGCTCTTTGCTCTTTCTAATTATCTGAAGGCCCGGCTGAATGCGGTACCTGGCCTACGGGTGCCGCTGGAAAGCCACGTCATTCATCCGGTATTCTTCACCGACAACCCCGGCCCCGCCCAGGTGCGCCAGGTAGCTGCCGCTGCCCAGGCGGCCGGCTTCGATGTGCGCGCCATCGTGTCGCCGACGGTGCCAGTGGGCACGGAGCGCCTGCGGCTGATTGTGCACAGCTACAATACCCGGGAGCAGATTGATGGGCTGGCCGAAGTACTGAGCCATCAAGTGTAGAAGATGGGCTGAAATCCTGATTCAGCTATTCATTTAACAATTCCCTCAACGTGGAACGACTTTTCATCACCGGTATCGGCACCGACGTAGGCAAAACGCTGGTTTCGGCCATTCTTACCGAAGCCTTGCAGGCCGATTACTGGAAGCCAGTGCAGGCTGGCCTAGAGCCCACTACCGACGCCGGCACCATACGCAGCCTGGTGCAGAATCCGGTGAGCCAGTTCTTCCCCGAGCGCTACCGCCTACTGATGCCGGCCTCACCCCACGCGGCGGCTACCGCGGAAGGCCTCACTATTCAGCTCCAAGATTTCAGGCTCCCTGACACGCAGAACCACTTGCTGGTAGAAGGCGCGGGTGGCCTACTGGTGCCACTGGCACCGGGCCTGCTAATAGCCGACCTGATTAAGCACCTGGGGTTAGAAGTGGTGGTGGTTTCGCGCAATTACCTGGGCAGCATCAACCACACCTTGCTCACGCTGGAAGCCTTACAGGCCCGGGGTATCCGCGTGCGTGGCCTCGTATTCAATGGGGAGCCAAACGCCGCAACCGAAGACTTCATCAGCCAGCATACGGGCGTGCCCCTCATGCCGCGCGTGCTGCCCGAAACTGAGGTAACGCCCGCCGTGGTGAGCCGCTATGCCGCCGAGTTCCGGTCATGGTTTCTATCTACTCAGGGATAGGCGGCCCCTTACTATATTACCCTAATATAGAGCAGCAACCAGGATTATAGGCGGTTTATCTGGCCACTTTATCTGCTAATGAAATTAATTTTTACCCTCTTTTTCGTGCTGCTTTCTACGGCCAGTTTTGCCCAGCATCCGGCGGCGCATTGGTACCTGGGCGGCAACAGCGACCTGGACTTTACGACTACGCCCGCTACGTTGCGGCTCAAGAGTACGGGGACCACCAACCAGGCAACCACGTTCAGCGACTCCACTGGCCGGGTAGCCTTCTACGTTAACGAAGCCGGGATTTTTAGCCGGAATGGGCAACAGATGCCGAACGGTACCCTGGCTCTCCGAGACTTCAGCAACCCCACGCTCTACCTGATTCTCAAGCCGGGCAGCACGACACTGTGCTACGT
Proteins encoded in this window:
- the yiaA gene encoding inner membrane protein YiaA, producing MQKTSNAFIAASWFALLIGMAAFIVGLWNATMLLNEKGYYFAVLLYGLFSAVSLQKTVRDQLEGVPVTGIYYGLCWFATLSAVLLLAIGLWNASLTLSEKGFYAMSFMLGLFGAIAVQKNTRDNRGAEPTTTPDVTNSSSSLS
- a CDS encoding sugar O-acetyltransferase, with the protein product MNRTEKEKMLAGELYQANEPQLVAERLKAKELCHRYNQEPVHLNKQVLAELLGYDTDAHLEAPLRCDYGYNIRLGRNVYANYNLTILDCALVTIGDNVFMAPNVLLTTAGHPVEVAPRIAGWEFARPITIGDNVWLGAGVLVMPGVTIGENTTIGAGSVVTRDIPANSVAVGNPCRVIRQLEA
- a CDS encoding aminotransferase class I/II-fold pyridoxal phosphate-dependent enzyme, encoding MLSPLHQRLVQHLAQRETDGTRRRLTLPTGGLTDFSSNDYLGLSQHPMVQAALQQATAEAAGSTGSRLLTGNSAPAEALEAHLAAFHRAEAALLFNSGYAANLGFFSAVPRRGDTILYDEASHASVKDGIRSSFATAWSFQHNDLQDLERKLARATGAVFVAVEALYSMDGDMAPLQELAAFCQARGLYLVVDEAHTNGIYGLKGEGLVSELGLEDAVFARILTFGKALGSQGAAIAGAAVLRDYLLNFSRPFIYTTALPPLTVTGLAAAYELLPTLTQEREQLFALSNYLKARLNAVPGLRVPLESHVIHPVFFTDNPGPAQVRQVAAAAQAAGFDVRAIVSPTVPVGTERLRLIVHSYNTREQIDGLAEVLSHQV
- the bioD gene encoding dethiobiotin synthase, with product MERLFITGIGTDVGKTLVSAILTEALQADYWKPVQAGLEPTTDAGTIRSLVQNPVSQFFPERYRLLMPASPHAAATAEGLTIQLQDFRLPDTQNHLLVEGAGGLLVPLAPGLLIADLIKHLGLEVVVVSRNYLGSINHTLLTLEALQARGIRVRGLVFNGEPNAATEDFISQHTGVPLMPRVLPETEVTPAVVSRYAAEFRSWFLSTQG
- the bioB gene encoding biotin synthase BioB, with the translated sequence MIRTDWTLDEVKAIYNLPVLELVTKAAAIHAETQATGEVQVCTLLSVKTGGCPEDCAYCPQAARYHTGVQAHKLLPDAEVLASAQRAKDSGSTRFCMGAAWREIRDNRDFDRVLGMVEQVNGLGLEVCCTLGMLNEYQAERLKQAGLYAYNHNLDTSAEHYSEIITTRTYDDRLNTLEHVRKAGISVCSGGIIGLGETDEDRIAMLHTLATLPAHPESVPVNALVPVAGTPLADQPRVSVWEMLRMIGTARILMPHTMVRLSAGRQEMPVTEQALCFLAGANSIFSGEKLLTTPNPDFDADKQMFALLGLTPRKSFKDVPEGAMVLGKEAPVVA